A genomic region of Oryza glaberrima chromosome 1, OglaRS2, whole genome shotgun sequence contains the following coding sequences:
- the LOC127755287 gene encoding formin-like protein 5, with protein sequence MPRRARRTGAAYVDDERERDITFFKRRNGLFKCASDLSILTGASVAVVIEDQNRSKFHAVGTPTVQAVVDAALSSDVEEAAAEARPVADEQLMERIAPLERELAWLKGEAAEKDETTKASKARFKMAQKKEENEEEGDTKKKKLFFSKPDKLSSDEMNELLAEMLEIKKELNVRLPPLRRRGGKRPIQGSSVPPPPPPPPPPPQPEQQLQLPQWPNLSGPYNQLLPVAPPPFVADQPPPPPPPAAGGSLWIPELPPPPVEGSPWAGLLPLRPPRFAGMEPSFLESQQAPPPAQVSTQLAPLPLIREEAPLLQEPFLFADQAPVLAPLPAPLQMPVAETHLPLQAPLLQEPFLFSDHAPTLAPLPSPLQMPVAETHLPLQVQAPFMQEPFLFSDQAPVLAPPPTPLQMPVEAHMPLEAPWIQEPFLMPDQAPVHAPPPTPLLMPVGADHFPLEAPLFQESLIMADQKSVHALPPPPLQMPLEAHLPPAAQVYNQDLAVQQQPQEYENYDYMFENVGLSQAQPVAAGAGDAGFAAIGNDDNPFGYQQLVASPLYDGQIYFGSGVDNMGVPPTGDFGGVPEAALPEVEHASSSGWGNNITGDAGAWF encoded by the coding sequence ATgccgaggagggcgaggaggaccGGCGCGGCGTACGTCGACGACGAGAGGGAGCGCGACATCACCTTCTTCAAGCGGCGGAACGGGCTGTTCAAGTGCGCCAGCGACCTCTCCATCCTCACCGGCGCGAGCGTCGCCGTGGTCATCGAGGACCAGAACCGCAGCAAGTTCCACGCGGTCGGGACGCCGACGGTGCaggccgtcgtcgacgccgccctcTCAAGCGacgtggaggaggcggcggctgaggcgCGGCCGGTCGCCGACGAGCAGCTGATGGAGAGGATCGCGCCGCTGGAGAGGGAGCTGGCTTGGCTGAAGGGTGAAGCTGCCGAGAAGGATGAGACGACGAAAGCATCCAAAGCTCGGTTCAAGATGGCCCAGAAGAAGGAGGAGAACGAAGAGGAGGGTgacacgaagaagaagaagctcttCTTCTCCAAGCCCGACAAGCTCAGCTCCGACGAGATGAATGAACTGTTAGCTGAGATGCTTGAGATCAAGAAGGAACTCAACGTGCGGCTACCCCCGCTACGTCGTCGCGGTGGCAAGCGGCCAATCCAGGGCTCTAGCgtgccacctccaccgccgccgccgccaccaccgccgcagccggagCAACAGCTGCAGCTGCCGCAATGGCCGAATCTGTCCGGTCCTTATAACCAGTTGCTTCctgtggcgccgccgccatttgTCGCTGATcagccacctccacctccaccgccagcAGCAGGAGGGTCTCTCTGGATCCCTGAGCTGCCTCCACCTCCGGTGGAGGGGTCGCCATGGGCTGGTCTGCTTCCGCTGCGACCACCACGGTTTGCCGGGATGGAGCCATCCTTTCTTGAATCACAGCAAGCTCCGCCTCCGGCACAGGTCAGCACACAGCTAGCACCACTACCTCTGATACGGGAGGAAGCTCCATTGCTGCAGGAGCCATTTCTGTTTGCTGATCAAGCACCAGTACTTGCTCCTCTGCCGGCGCCATTGCAGATGCctgtggcagaaactcacttgcCACTGCAGGCTCCATTGCTGCAGGAGCCATTTCTATTCTCTGATCATGCACCGACGCTTGCTCCTCTGCCATCGCCATTGCAGATGCCTGTGGCTGAAACTCACCTGCCACTGCAAGTGCAGGCTCCGTTCATGCAAGAACCATTTCTGTTTTCTGATCAGGCACCAGTGCTTGCTCCTCCGCCGACGCCATTGCAGATGCCAGTGGAAGCTCACATGCCACTGGAGGCTCCATGGATCCAAGAACCATTTCTCATGCCTGATCAAGCACCGGTCCATGCTCCTCCACCAACGCCATTGCTGATGCCAGTGGGAGCTGATCACTTCCCACTCGAGGCTCCATTGTTCCAAGAATCACTTATAATGGCTGATCAGAAATCTGTGCATGCTCTTCCTCCACCTCCATTGCAGATGCCTTTGGAAGCTCACCTGCCACCTGCAGCACAAGTGTATAACCAAGATCTGGCCGTGCAGCAGCAACCCCAAGAGTATGAAAACTATGACTACATGTTTGAGAACGTGGGGCTCTCACAGGCACAGCCGGTGGccgctggcgccggcgacgcagGCTTTGCAGCTATAGGCAACGACGACAACCCGTTCGGCTACCAACAGTTGGTTGCCTCTCCTCTCTATGATGGACAGATCTACTTCGGCTCCGGGGTTGATAACATGGGCGTTCCTCCTACTGGTGATTTTGGTGGTGTTCCTGAAGCTGCTTTGCCGGAAGTCGAGCATGCGTCTTCGTCCGGTTGGGGAAACAACATTACTGGTGATGCTGGTGCATGGTTCTGA
- the LOC127756210 gene encoding transcription factor PCF5, with protein sequence MGDAGGHSHHHQHGFQPQLLSFGGVGHHHHLHQFTAQPQPPAASHTRGRGGGGEIVPATTTPRSRGGGGGGGGEIVAVQGGHIVRSTGRKDRHSKVCTARGPRDRRVRLSAHTAIQFYDVQDRLGYDRPSKAVDWLIKNAKDAIDKLDVLPAWQPTAGGAGAGNAAAPPSSSTHPDSAENSDDQAQAITVAHTAFDFAGGGSGGTSFLPPSLDSDAIADTIKSFFPMGGTAGGEASSSTAAAQSSAMGFQSYTPDLLSRTGSQSQELRLSLQSLPDPMFHHQQHRHGGGGGGGNGTTQQALFSGAANYSFGGGAMWATEQQAQNQRMLPWNVPDPGGGGGAAYLFNVSQQAAHMQAAAAAALGGHQSQFFFQRGPLQSSNQPSERGWPETVEADNQMSHHQGGLSPSVSAAIGFAAPGIGFSGFRLPARIQGDEEHNGGGGGNGDKPPPPSSVSSASHH encoded by the coding sequence atgggcgacgccggcggccactcccaccaccaccaacacggCTTCCAGCCTCAGCTCCTCTCCTTCGGTGGcgtcggccaccaccaccacctgcatcAGTTCACGGCGCAGCCACAGCCCCCCGCCGCGTCCCACACGCGGggccgtggaggtggaggtgagaTTGTCCCCGCGACGACAACTCCACGGTCgaggggcggaggcggcggcggcggcggggagatcGTGGCGGTGCAGGGCGGGCACATTGTGCGGTCGACAGGGCGGAAGGACCGGCACAGCAAGGTCTGCACGGCGCGCGGGCCGCGCGACCGCCGCGTGCGGCTGTCGGCGCACACCGCCATCCAGTTCTACGACGTGCAGGACCGGCTGGGCTACGACCGCCCGAGCAAGGCGGTGGACTGGCTCATCAAGAACGCCAAGGACGCCATCGACAAGCTCGACGTGCTGCCGGCATGGCAGCCcacggccggcggcgcaggcgcgggcaatgccgccgcgccgccgtcctcctcgacCCACCCCGACTCCGCCGAGAACTCCGACGACCAGGCGCAGGCCATCACCGTCGCGCACACCGCCTTCGACTTCGccggcgggggcagcggcgggaCCAGCTTCCTCCCGCCGTCGCTCGACTCGGACGCCATAGCCGACACGATCAAGTCCTTCTTCCCCATGGGTGGCACCGCAGGCGGGGAGGCATCGTcgtccaccgcggcggcgcagtCGTCGGCCATGGGTTTCCAGAGCTACACGCCTGACCTCCTGTCCCGCACCGGCAGCCAGAGCCAGGAGCTCCGGCTGTCGCTGCAGTCCTTACCAGACCCCATGTTCCACCACCAGCAAcatcgccatggcggcggcggcggcggcggcaatggcacCACGCAGCAGGcgctcttctccggcgccgccaaTTACTCGTTCGGCGGCGGAGCCATGTGGGCCACCGAGCAGCAGGCGCAGAACCAGCGCATGCTGCCGTGGAACGTGCCcgaccccggcggcggcggcggcgccgcctacCTGTTCAACGTGTCGCAGCAAGCGGCGCAtatgcaggcggcggcggcggcggcgctgggtggCCACCAGAGCCAGTTCTTCTTCCAGAGGGGACCCCTTCAGTCCAGTAACCAGCCCTCCGAGCGAGGATGGCCGGAGACCGTCGAAGCCGACAACCAGATGAGCCACCACCAAGGAGGGCTGAGCCCCTCCGTGTCGGCGGCCATCGGTTTTGCCGCTCCCGGCATCGGCTTCTCCGGCTTCCGCCTCCCCGCGAGGATACAGGGCGACGAGGAgcacaacggcggcggcggcggcaatggcgacaagccgccgccgccgtcatctgTCTCCTCGGCTTCTCACCACTGA
- the LOC127759817 gene encoding RING-H2 finger protein ATL46-like, translating to MSDTALSGAPPAARSEDSWSQQQSYNFSGRVLLTAVVILFVIAVVFAVTRVLLYYLVVRPGGGGGGRRRGGLAGGILRSLNSLGVSGRRGLDASALAALPVTAYRKNGGGGGGGEGSNRGGPGATAADCAVCLSELADGEKVRELPNCRHVFHVECVDAWLRSRTTCPLCRAEAEVPKARASAAATATAQSSSSLGDGGITVVVTIHGGSDEAGGRSTALTGQPGSSNSPSCEAARN from the coding sequence ATGTCGGATACAGCCTTGTcgggcgcgccgccggcggcgaggtcggaggATTCGTGGAGTCAGCAGCAGAGCTACAACTTCAGCGGGCGCGTGCTGCTCACGGCCGTCGTGATCCTGTTCGTGAtcgccgtcgtcttcgccgTCACCCGCGTCTTGCTGTACTACCTCGTGGTGCggcccggcggtggcggcggaggccgtcGTCGTGGCGGCCTGGCAGGGGGGATCTTGCGGTCGTTGAACTCGCTCGGCGTGAGCGGCCGCCGCGGGCTGGACGCgtccgcgctcgccgcgctgcCGGTCACCGCGTACCGGAAgaacggcggcgggggcggtggtggggagggcTCCAACCGCGGCGGGcctggcgccaccgccgccgactgcgcCGTGTGTCTGtcggagctcgccgacggcgagaAGGTGCGGGAGCTGCCCAACTGCCGGCACGTCTTCCACGTGGAGTGCGTCGACGCGTGGCTGCGCTCCAGGACCACGTGCCCGCTCTGCCGGGCCGAGGCGGAAGTACCCAAGGCGagggcttcggcggcggcgacggcgacggcgcagtcgtcgtcgtcgctcggtgACGGAGGAATTACCGTGGTCGTGACCATACACGGCGGCTCTGACGAAGCCGGTGGCAGGTCAACGGCATTGACTGGTCAACCGGGATCCTCCAACTCTCCTAGCTGCGAGGCTGCAAGGAATTGA